GTCCAGGTAACTGGGCAGTCGGCTCTTGGCGGGGATTCCTTGTCGCTTCTGCAGGTGATCTTTGATGATGATGGTTTTGACAGTCAGGTAACGCGCTGGGCTGAGGTTGAGAGAGTTGCACAGCACCTTCTCTCTGTCCGACAACAGCTCAAAGCCCGTCAGATTCTCAATGGCGGCAAACTCGCCATCCTTACCTTCTTCTTTGATCCCGCCGCCTACTCCCAGACCTCCGGTAATGCCCCCTCCGACTCCAGCTGTGCCCCCGAGTCCAATCCCCGATCCGAGTCCTCCCCCTCCTCCGCTTCCTCGTTTGGACGTGACCACGCTTTTGTTCTCTTTGCGCTTTTCTCGTTTGTGGCGCGCTGCTTCGTACTCGGCAGACTCTTCCAGGCGGATGATGCCATTGCGGCGGTACCGCTGCAGCTCACGCACCTTGGCTCTCAGCACACGCTCTTTATGCATGTTCTCAAAGAAATCTTCAAACTCCCGATGGGCCATGAACTGACAGAGCCCGCGCAGCCTGACCCGCTGATCCTTCTCTTCCTTGGTGATCTTTCTTTTGGGCGTATTTGGAACAGAACTCAACCCTGCAGCTGCCGTGGAGCCCGATCCCGCTGTCCCACCGCCAGCACCCACACCGCCAGTAGCACCGGCAGTGCCCGTGACCCCCGGCGCTCCTGgtttctccttctccttgtcTTTCTTGTCTTTCCCCAGGAACACGGGCACCAGGTTGTAGTCCCGGGCAATGTTCTTACGTCTCTGGCGTTCCCGAAGCTTCCGCACATACATGTCCACATGCGCACGTTTCATTTCAATTTCCACATCCTCGTCGTCGTAGTTCACAGAGAGCCCGCTGATGAGCTTCTCGGCGTCCTGGTCATACTCTATCTCATAGTCGTCACGCAGCGGCATGTagcccagctgctgctgctccggcAGGCTAATCTCCagcggaggaagaggagtggTAAGGCTCGGCGACAAGGGGCCCCCGCTTGGGCAAGTGTGGTCAGTTACCCGGTTTGGAATATTGTCGGGGATGCAGGCCTTACCCAGGTTTCCATGGACGTACATAGTGACGT
This Solea solea chromosome 3, fSolSol10.1, whole genome shotgun sequence DNA region includes the following protein-coding sequences:
- the tada2b gene encoding transcriptional adapter 2-beta, encoding MADLGKKYCVNCLADVTNLRLRCTDCPDIELCPECFSAGAEIGNHRRWHGYQQVDGGRFSLWGPEAEGGWTSREEQSLLDAIEQYGFGNWEDMAAHVGPSRTPQEVMEHYVTMYVHGNLGKACIPDNIPNRVTDHTCPSGGPLSPSLTTPLPPLEISLPEQQQLGYMPLRDDYEIEYDQDAEKLISGLSVNYDDEDVEIEMKRAHVDMYVRKLRERQRRKNIARDYNLVPVFLGKDKKDKEKEKPGAPGVTGTAGATGGVGAGGGTAGSGSTAAAGLSSVPNTPKRKITKEEKDQRVRLRGLCQFMAHREFEDFFENMHKERVLRAKVRELQRYRRNGIIRLEESAEYEAARHKREKRKENKSVVTSKRGSGGGGGLGSGIGLGGTAGVGGGITGGLGVGGGIKEEGKDGEFAAIENLTGFELLSDREKVLCNSLNLSPARYLTVKTIIIKDHLQKRQGIPAKSRLPSYLDKVLKKRILTFLTESGWISRDAS